In Nicotiana tabacum cultivar K326 chromosome 17, ASM71507v2, whole genome shotgun sequence, one DNA window encodes the following:
- the LOC107800916 gene encoding phototropic-responsive NPH3 family protein NPY3: protein MKFMKLGSKPDQFQTEGDNIRYVATELATDMVIHVGDVKFNVHKFPLLSKSGSLQKLAAHTNEESNDEINIHDVPGGPAAFEICAKFCYGMTVTLNAYNVVAARCAAEYLEMYETVEKGNLIYKIEVFLTSSIFRSWKDSIIVLQTTKSFLPWSEELKIVSHCLDSVASKAYIDTSKVDWSYTYNRKNLPSENGSDPLWNGMKMQQFVPRDWWVEDLCELHIDMYKRVITTIKTKGGMSPEVIGEALKAYAYRRLPGFSKGTLPGSDPVKYRYLVDAITSLLPTEKNSVSCNFLIRLLQTSISLECGETVRCELKRRIGLQLDEASVADLLLRAPASEATTYDIDIVHELVQQFILQQRSGQSDYTEDNEFQEMPPAFASDASKVKVARVIDGYLAEVSRDPNLPLPKFVNLADMVSGFRRPSHDGIYRAIDMYLKEHPEITKSERKRICKLMDCRKLSAEACMHAVQNERLPLRVVVQVLFFEQVRATTSSGGGSTPDLHGTIKALLPVESHGSSRSATTNTEEDWDAVPTAEELKALKGELATLRLRDKEGSNDSNLKDMKLSAEKVAGGKAKGLIMSKKIFSKLWSNKDRLSENSSSDTSESPGSSNAGESKSTPSRSRRHSLS, encoded by the exons ATGAAGTTTATGAAACTTGGATCCAAGCCTGATCAGTTTCAGACAGAAGGAGATAATATCAG GTATGTAGCAACTGAATTGGCAACTGATATGGTCATCCATGTTGGAGATGTAAAATTTAATGTCCACAAG TTCCCACTTCTGTCCAAGAGTGGTAGCTTGCAGAAGCTGGCCGCACATACAAATgaggaaagcaatgatgaaatCAACATCCACGATGTACCTGGTGGACCTGCAGCTTTTGAAATATGCGCAAAGTTCTGTTATGGTATGACAGTAACTCTGAATGCGTACAATGTGGTTGCAGCTCGCTGTGCAGCTGAATATCTGGAAATGTATGAAACTGTAGAGAAGGGTAACCTTATCTACAAGATTGAGGTCTTCCTTACTTCTAGCATCTTCAGGAGCTGGAAAGATTCAATCATTGTTCTTCAAACAACAAAATCCTTTCTTCCCTGGTCCGAGGAATTAAAGATTGTTAGTCATTGTCTAGACTCTGTAGCATCTAAAGCTTATATTGACACCTCAAAGGTTGACTGGTCGTATACGTATAACCGTAAAAATCTTCCATCTGAAAATGGAAGTGATCCGCTATGGAATGGTATGAAAATGCAACAGTTTGTTCCAAGAGACTGGTGGGTTGAGGACCTTTGTGAACTTCACATTGACATGTATAAACGGGTTATAACGACAATAAAAACTAAGGGAGGAATGTCTCCAGAAGTAATAGGTGAAGCATTGAAAGCGTATGCCTACCGAAGGCTACCGGGATTCAGCAAGGGTACACTACCAGGAAGCGATCCTGTGAAGTATCGGTACTTGGTTGATGCAATTACTTCTCTGTTGCCGACAGAGAAAAATAGTGTTTCTTGTAATTTCTTGATCAGATTGTTACAGACTTCTATCTCTTTGGAATGCGGAGAAACAGTAAGATGTGAACTGAAGAGGAGGATTGGCTTGCAGCTGGACGAGGCATCGGTAGCTGACCTCCTCCTTCGAGCCCCAGCTAGTGAAGCTACTACATACGATATTGACATAGTACATGAGCTTGTTCAACAGTTCATACTGCAGCAAAGGAGTGGTCAGAGCGATTATACTGAAGATAATGAATTTCAGGAGATGCCCCCTGCATTTGCATCAGATGCTTCCAAGGTTAAGGTGGCAAGGGTGATTGATGGATACCTTGCGGAAGTTTCTCGAGATCCAAATCTACCTTTGCCTAAATTTGTCAATCTTGCTGATATGGTCTCTGGCTTCCGTAGACCTTCCCATGATGGAATTTACCGTGCTATTGACATGTACCTTAAG GAACATCCTGAGATCACCAAGagtgaaagaaaaagaatttgTAAACTAATGGACTGTCGGAAGCTATCAGCTGAGGCTTGCATGCATGCTGTGCAGAATGAGCGCCTTCCTTTACGCGTAGTTGTACAAGTGCTGTTCTTCGAGCAAGTCAGAGCAACAACATCATCTGGTGGTGGCAGCACTCCTGACCTACATGGAACAATTAAAGCCTTGCTTCCAGTGGAATCCCATGGGAGCTCAAGATCTGCTACTACCAACACAGAGGAGGACTGGGATGCCGTGCCTACAGCTGAGGAGCTTAAAGCTTTGAAAGGGGAGCTTGCTACTCTAAGGTTAAGAGACAAGGAAGGGAGCAATGATAGTAATTTGAAAGACATGAAACTGAGTGCCGAAAAGGTGGCTGGTGGCAAAGCAAAGGGTTTAATCATGTCCAAGAAGATCTTCTCAAAACTGTGGTCCAATAAAGATAGACTAAGTGAGAACAGCAGCTCGGATACATCAGAAAGCCCGGGGTCTTCCAATGCTGGGGAATCAAAGTCCACCCCATCAAGAAGTAGGAGGCATTCCCTGTCTTAA